From Sebaldella sp. S0638, one genomic window encodes:
- a CDS encoding GNAT family N-acetyltransferase, with product MISYRKAEKSDISELVRIRSIFLEEYDGENHLKNKDNVNKEVEKYLHEFMETETFTGFVAEKDNKIVGTSAIAFYDILPAVHYLNGKLGYISNVFVFPEYRKQGIAKKLFELVVNEGLARNCSKLTLHASKDGEPVYEKFGFIKTATEMEYINEKFYDK from the coding sequence ATGATATCTTACAGAAAAGCAGAAAAATCAGATATAAGCGAACTAGTAAGAATAAGAAGTATTTTCCTTGAGGAATATGACGGGGAAAATCACTTGAAAAATAAGGATAACGTAAATAAAGAAGTAGAAAAATATCTGCATGAATTCATGGAAACAGAAACTTTCACAGGCTTTGTAGCTGAAAAAGATAACAAAATAGTGGGGACAAGCGCCATAGCTTTTTATGATATACTTCCGGCTGTACACTATCTGAACGGCAAACTCGGCTATATATCCAATGTCTTTGTTTTTCCGGAATACAGAAAACAGGGAATTGCGAAAAAACTGTTTGAATTGGTTGTAAATGAAGGTTTGGCAAGAAATTGCTCCAAGCTCACACTTCATGCTAGCAAAGACGGAGAGCCTGTATATGAGAAATTCGGTTTTATCAAAACTGCCACTGAGATGGAGTATATAAATGAGAAATTTTACGATAAGTAA